DNA sequence from the Agromyces aureus genome:
ACCCGAAGTGGCACGCGATCTCGTTCATCGCCGGAACCGCGGCCGGCGTGCTGGTGCTCGTGCTCGGTGTCTTCGTCGGCGGTCGCGTGTTCGAACGCCGCGGACCCGAGATCCTGGGCGCGGCACTCCGCGCCTGAGTGGGCGGCGCACGGCCGCCGGCGTCGGCGGGCTGTCGTCGAGTCGTCGCCCGGCGCCCGCCCGGCGCCCGCCCGGCACTCGCCCGCGCCGGCCGCGCCGACTTCGCGGGGCCGTAGAATCGACCCATGATCATGCCCGTGAACGCCAGTATCGCCGATCCCGACGTCCCCGGCGGAGGCACCTCGGTGCTCGACCGCGAGCTCGAGAAGCTCCTGCAGGACGAGGCGATCGAGCCCGGCGACCACGAGCGCTTCTCCCACTACGTCAAGAAGGACAAGATCCTCGAGTCGGCCATGACCGGCAAGCCCGTCAAGGCCCTGTGCGGCAAGAAGTGGACCCCCGGGCGCGACCCCGAGAAGTTCCCGGTCTGCCCGACGTGCAAGGCGATCTACGAGAAGATGAAGCAGGGCTGAGTCGCCGCTGAGCCGCCCGCTCACCCGTCTCGAGGCGCGGT
Encoded proteins:
- a CDS encoding DUF3039 domain-containing protein, with translation MIMPVNASIADPDVPGGGTSVLDRELEKLLQDEAIEPGDHERFSHYVKKDKILESAMTGKPVKALCGKKWTPGRDPEKFPVCPTCKAIYEKMKQG